In Lentimicrobium sp. L6, a single genomic region encodes these proteins:
- the metK gene encoding methionine adenosyltransferase, translating to MGYLFTSESVSEGHPDKVSDQISDALLDAFIAYDADSKVAIETLVTTGQVVLAGEVKSNTYVDVQQVAREVINKIGYTKSEYMFDGNSCGVLSAIHEQSDDINRGVDKVNKEDQGAGDQGMMFGYACKDTDSYMPLALEISHILLYEMAAIRREGKEMTYLRPDSKSQVTVEYGDDNQPVRIDTIVVSTQHDEFDDDEPMVQKIKEDVINILVPRVKALLPEKIQSLFNEEIIYHVNPTGKFVIGGPHGDTGLTGRKIIVDTYGGKGAHGGGAFSGKDPSKVDRSAAYASRHIAKNMVAAGIANEVLVQLSYAIGVAQPVGVYVNTYGSSQVELSDGEIAKMIQEVFDLRPAFIEDRLKLRNPIYAETASYGHMGRTPKTVKKKFHSPYQGDKEVEVELFTWEKLDYVDVLKTAFGL from the coding sequence ATGGGATATTTATTCACATCCGAATCTGTTTCCGAAGGTCATCCAGACAAAGTTTCTGATCAGATTTCTGACGCATTATTAGATGCTTTTATCGCTTATGACGCTGATTCTAAAGTTGCCATCGAGACTCTTGTTACTACTGGTCAAGTAGTTTTAGCAGGAGAAGTTAAATCTAATACCTATGTTGATGTTCAGCAGGTGGCACGTGAAGTCATTAATAAAATAGGATATACCAAGAGCGAATATATGTTCGATGGTAATTCTTGCGGTGTTTTATCGGCTATTCATGAACAATCGGATGATATTAACCGTGGAGTAGATAAGGTAAATAAAGAAGACCAAGGTGCTGGTGACCAAGGAATGATGTTTGGTTATGCTTGTAAAGATACTGATTCTTACATGCCTTTAGCATTAGAGATTTCGCATATTCTTCTTTATGAAATGGCTGCTATTCGTCGTGAAGGTAAAGAAATGACTTACTTACGTCCTGATAGCAAGAGTCAGGTAACTGTAGAGTATGGTGATGATAACCAACCTGTCAGAATTGATACTATCGTTGTTTCAACTCAGCATGATGAATTTGATGATGATGAGCCTATGGTTCAAAAAATTAAAGAGGATGTTATTAATATTTTAGTGCCTCGTGTAAAAGCTTTATTGCCTGAAAAAATACAATCATTATTCAATGAAGAAATCATATATCATGTAAATCCTACAGGAAAGTTCGTGATAGGTGGTCCCCATGGTGATACTGGTTTGACAGGCCGTAAGATTATTGTTGACACCTATGGTGGTAAAGGTGCTCATGGTGGTGGAGCTTTCTCTGGTAAGGATCCTAGTAAAGTAGACAGGTCTGCGGCTTATGCTTCTCGTCATATTGCAAAAAACATGGTGGCAGCAGGAATAGCTAATGAAGTATTAGTACAGTTGAGTTATGCTATTGGAGTCGCGCAACCGGTTGGTGTTTATGTAAATACTTATGGAAGTTCTCAGGTAGAATTGTCTGATGGTGAAATTGCAAAAATGATTCAAGAAGTATTTGACCTTCGTCCAGCTTTTATTGAAGATAGGTTAAAACTTAGAAACCCAATTTATGCTGAAACAGCATCTTATGGTCATATGGGAAGAACTCCAAAAACTGTGAAGAAAAAATTCCATAGTCCTTATCAAGGTGATAAAGAAGTAGAAGTAGAATTGTTTACCTGGGAGAAATTAGACTATGTTGATGTATTAAAAACAGCATTTGGTTTATAA